A stretch of DNA from Thalassococcus arenae:
GGCCGGTTCGGTCTTGGAGATCACCTGAGCGATGGTGTTCTGCACCACGCGGACCTTGACGCCTTCGGCAATTTCAAGCTCCAACTCGTTGTTTTCCTTGACCTTCACGACCTTGCCGATCATGCCGCCCTGGGTCACCACCTGGTCACCCCGGCGCAGGCCGGCCACCATCGCCTGGTGCTGTTTCATCTTTTTCTGCTGCGGACGGATCAGCAGAAAATACATGATCGCGAAGATCAGGATCAGCGGGATGAACTGGGCAAAGGCATTGCCTTCCATGGGATGCTCCTTGGTCGCTACGGCGGGGCACCCCCGCGAATTGCGCGGAACCTATGCCCGGGCGGGCCGGGATGCAAGACGAAGCGGGCGCAGCGATCCGTCCTGTTCGCCGCGATTTCGGGACGGATTGGTCCGCCTTGTCGCGGGCCGCATCAAAGCGCGGGAACGCGGCCCCTACCCCCTGCGGCGAAGATGCGTCATAAGGCGCGCGACGACTCACGACCCCAAGGGAGGATCCGATGCATGACATCCGCGCCATCCGCGACAATCCGGCGGCTTTCGATGCCGTCATGTCTCGCCGGGGGCTGGATGCGGTGTCGTCGGAAATCCTGAGCCTGGACGAGGCGC
This window harbors:
- the yajC gene encoding preprotein translocase subunit YajC translates to MEGNAFAQFIPLILIFAIMYFLLIRPQQKKMKQHQAMVAGLRRGDQVVTQGGMIGKVVKVKENNELELEIAEGVKVRVVQNTIAQVISKTEPANS